A single Cyclopterus lumpus isolate fCycLum1 chromosome 15, fCycLum1.pri, whole genome shotgun sequence DNA region contains:
- the lrit1a gene encoding leucine-rich repeat, immunoglobulin-like domain and transmembrane domain-containing protein 1a, which translates to MFLVLLLGLYAATGELLSPVSSCPSQCSCFYHNLSDGSKARSVICNDPEISLVPVGFPVDTSKLRIEKTAIQRIPSEAFNSLSSLEFLWMSFNTLSTLSPDSFRGLLNLEELRLDGNALTAFPWESLMDMPSLRLLDLHNNQLPSLPAEATIYIKNLTYLDLSSNSLLTLPTEVLFTWLAVKPVEGPESSKMILGLHDNPWVCDCRLYDLVQFQKSPTFSVAFIDTRLRCSAPESVSGVLFSDAELRRCQLPRIHTAVARVRSAVGNNVLLRCGTIGVPIPDLSWRKADGRLLNGTVQQETSKEGITWSILRVPAVSYRDSGKYICKATNYAGSAEAVISLIVSNSPKPEGNQTSNDKKAKVKKPNPVGKAAYQEKLVARYVVPTSIPSSLPALDPGLPPGLGPDPGRASYSLADRATPGPATSSNPDALLDLEKTNLSNLAANTSSLQQDPDRVVRSVKVVGDTDNRIYLNWRAPKAKNTTAFSVLYAVFGERDMRKINVGAGQNRVTIEGLVPRTKYIACVCVRGLIPKKEQCVIFSTDEAASATGTQRLINVIVITVACIIAVPLTVIVCCGALKRRIQKYWGKKSKDIQDSYVTFETLSPGTKAKGLEGEYLNRLNPEESNRLLSARSSLDSEATAKIEGQPNEYFC; encoded by the exons ATGTTCCTCGTCCTGCTCCTGGGGCTCTACGCGGCCACAGGTGAACTTCTCTCCCCAGTGAGCTCCTGCCCGTCGCAGTGCAGCTGTTTTTACCACAACTTGAGTGATGGATCAAAGGCCAG GAGCGTGATTTGCAATGATCCCGAGATATCTCTTGTGCCTGTCGGCTTTCCTGTCGACACGTCCAAGCTGCGGATTGAGAAGACGGCCATCCAGCGGATACCGAGCGAAGCCTTCAACTCCCTCTCCAGTCTGGAATTCCTGTGGATGTCTTTCAACACACTGTCCACCTTGAGCCCGGACAGTTTCCGGGGACTGCTCAACCTGGAGGAGCTTCGTCTGGACGGGAATGCCCTCACCGCCTTTCCCTGGGAATCTCTCATGGATATGCCCAGCCTCAGACTTCTCGATTTGCACAACAATCAGCTCCCCTCGCTGCCAGCTGAGGCCACAATTTACATCAAAAACCTCACCTACTTGGATCTGTCGAGCAACAGCTTGCTGACCCTGCCGACTGAGGTGCTGTTCACCTGGCTGGCGGTGAAACCTGTGGAAGGTCCAGAAAGCTCCAAGATGATACTTG GTCTCCATGACAACCCCTGGGTGTGTGACTGTCGGCTCTACGACCTGGTCCAGTTCCAGAAGTCTCCGACTTTTTCAGTGGCATTCATTGACACGAGGCTGAGGTGTTCAGCACCGGAAAGTGTATCAGGGGTCCTGTTCAGTGACGCCGAGCTGCGGCGCTGTCAGCTCCCACGTATCCACACAGCTGTGGCACGCGTCCGGAGCGCTGTTGGGAACAACGTGCTGCTCCGCTGTGGCACCATTGGAGTCCCTATCCCAGACCTGTCATGGCGCAAGGCAGATGGGCGACTCCTTAATGGAACAG TCCAGCAGGAAACCTCAAAGGAGGGAATCACCTGGTCCATCCTCCGTGTCCCAGCTGTGTCCTATCGGGATTCAGGGAAATACATCTGCAAGGCCACTAACTATGCTGGGAGCGCTGAAGCTGTCatttctctcattgtctctAACTCACCAAAACCAGAGGGGAACCAAACCAGCAACGACAAGAAAGCCAAAGTCAAGAAACCCAACCCGGTGGGTAAAGCTGCCTACCAGGAGAAACTGGTGGCCAGATATGTGGTTCCAACCTCCATCCCTTCATCACTGCCTGCCCTGGATCCAGGCCTTCCAcctggtcttggtcctgatCCTGGACGAGCCAGTTACAGCCTAGCTGACAGAGCTACCCCAGGGCCTGCCACCTCCTCCAACCCAGATGCGCTGTTGGATCTGGAGAAGACTAATCTAAGCAACCTGGCGGCCAACACTTCTTCGCTGCAGCAGGACCCGGACAGGGTGGTCCGCTCAGTGAAGGTGGTGGGGGACACAGACAATAGAATTTATTTGAACTGGAGAGCCCCTAAGGCCAAGAACACAACAGCATTTAGTGTGCTGTATGCTGTGTTTGGAGAGAGGGACATGAGGAAGATCAATGTTGGGGCAGGACAGAACCGTGTTACCATCGAAGGGCTGGTGCCCAGGACCAAGTAcattgcctgtgtgtgcgtgagggGGCTGATTCCCAAGAAAGAGCAGTGCGTCATATTTTCCACTGATGAAGCAGCCAGTGCCACTGGGACCCAGAGGTTGATTAATGTGATTGTGATCACAGTGGCCTGTATCATTGCGGTCCCGCTCACTGTCATCGTGTGCTGTGGGGCTCTGAAGAGACGCATTCAGAAGTACTGGGGAAAGAAATCCAAGGATATCCAAGATTCATACGTGACCTTTGAAACGCTGTCGCCTGGCACAAAGGCCAAAGGGCTCGAGGGGGAGTATTTGAACCGACTGAACCCAGAGGAGTCCAACAGGCTGCTGTCAGCCCGCTCCAGCTTGGACTCTGAGGCAACAGCTAAGATAGAGGGACAGCCTAACGAGTACTTCTGCTGA
- the lrit2 gene encoding leucine-rich repeat, immunoglobulin-like domain and transmembrane domain-containing protein 2 translates to MLQLRLLLHTIFLACTRTRIHVQVRPLIPIHIPFTTHIHIRIPITARALTLSNILTSVPLPSAPVVETYPQCLRGCSCVEDRHGRSLVCMEESAFGAIPENLPDDMTKIRIEKSHFTEIPRGAFSQTPALENLWLNFNDITVINSKGLEGLGNLTELRLQGNKLRSVPWTAFEDTPALKILDLKHNQLDVLPEHALKFLPDLTYLDLSFNRLTVISKEVFQNWPLYQKLQNTEERDGTAFQTNVVLALHDNTWVCDCRLKGFVEFIRSLSPPIILMNSYLTCSGPDFKAGKFFHEVELQVCVKPIITTPSSNINLPQGANLTLRCSAKARPDPAVWWTYGLKIIRGFHESQERVDEDTIRSLLVIPSLHAADRGVYTCTAVNFIGNSSVSILLDVHSPDGSQSLVLSENPPPPAASDENVYIDIHIAKQTVRGITIEWYAALDHPAETWFTIHFGLAGNNKKEMIFIGPGIHSYSVSDLMPATKYEICVSLKNQAPRNGQCIVFVTGSDITEMEQREKLIHIVVIVLAMVLAVPLGMYACTTDTKFVCLEGIMESWKNRRRERSSSGMEHERQGTFDSLQAASDEGLVNKDSSEDRKVRRRSDDRQPKGKADQSRLAAELY, encoded by the exons ATGCTCCAGCTCCGGCTCCTGCTGCACACCATCTTCCTCGCATGCACCCGCACCCGCATCCACGTCCAAGTCCGACCGCTAATACCTATTCACATCCCCTTCACCACCCACATCCACATCCGCATCCCCATCACTGCCCGTGCTCTCACTCTCAGCAACATCCTGACGTCAGTTCCCCTCCCAAGCGCTCCC GTGGTTGAAACATATCCTCAATGTTTACGTGGGTGCAGCTGCGTAGAAGACCGCCATGGAAG GTCGCTTGTATGTATGGAGGAGAGTGCGTTTGGGGCCATACCAGAGAACCTTCCAGATGATATGACCAAAATACGGATAGAAAAATCTCACTTCACTGAAATACCCAGAGGGGCATTCTCACAGACGCCCGCCTTAGAAAACCTGTGGTTAAACTTCAACGATATCACAGTGATCAACTCAAAGGGTCTGGAGGGTTTGGGAAACCTAACCGAGCTCCGGCTGCAAGGGAACAAGCTTCGTTCAGTACCATGGACTGCGTTCGAAGACACACCGGCCCTGAAGATCCTGGACCTGAAGCACAACCAGCTGGATGTGCTGCCAGAGCATGCGTTAAAATTTTTGCCAGATCTGACTTACTTAGACTTATCCTTCAATCGGCTTACGGTCATATCGAAGGAGGTTTTCCAAAATTGGCCTCTCTATCAAAAACTGCAGAACACGGAGGAGCGGGACGGGACCGCTTTTCAGACAAACGTCGTCCTCGCGCTCCACGACAACACGTGGGTCTGCGACTGCCGCCTGAAGGGCTTCGTGGAGTTCATCAGGTCCCTGAGCCCCCCTATTATACTGATGAACTCCTACTTGACCTGCTCAGGGCCGGACTTTAAGGCGGGCAAGTTCTTCCATGAAGTAGAGCTGCAGGTGTGCGTGAAGCCCATCATCACCACCCCGTCCTCCAACATCAATCTGCCTCAGGGCGCAAACCTCACCCTGCGCTGCTCCGCCAAGGCCCGGCCAGACCCCGCAGTGTGGTGGACATATGGTCTGAAGATAATCAGAGGATTTCATG agtctCAGGAAAGAGTGGATGAAGACACCATCAGATCCCTCCTGGTGATCCCCTCTCTGCATGCTGCTGACCGTGGTGTCTACACCTGTACTGCCGTCAACTTCATTGGAAACTCGTCTGTCAGCATCCTCCTGGACGTCCACTCTCCTGACGGCTCCCAGTCATTAGTCCTCTCTGAAAACCCGCCTCCACCTGCTGCCAGTGATGAAAACGTCTACATTGACATCCACATTGCCAAACAGACGGTCCGCGGTATTACCATTGAGTGGTACGCCGCTTTGGACCACCCTGCAGAAACCTGGTTCACCATCCACTTTGGCCTCGCAGGcaataataagaaagaaatgatCTTCATTGGCCCTGGGATTCACTCTTACTCCGTCTCTGATCTGATGCCTGCTACCAAATATGAAATCTGTGTAAGCCTTAAGAACCAGGCACCACGTAATGGCCAGTGCATCGTGTTtgtaacaggaagtgacattaCAGAGATGGAACAGAGGGAGAAGCTGATACATATAGTGGTTATAGTTTTAGCCATGGTGCTGGCGGTCCCTCTGGGTATGTATGCCTGCACCACCGACACTAAGTTTGTCTGCCTGGAGGGTATCATGGAGTCCTGGAAGAACcggcggagagagagaagctcatCCGGGATGGAGCATGAGAGGCAAGGCACCTTTGACAGCCTGCAGGCGGCCAGCGACGAGGGCCTGGTTAATAAAGACTCCAGTGAAGACaggaaggtgaggagaaggTCAGATGACAGACAGCCTAAAGGCAAAGCTGACCAAAGCAGACTCGCAGCTGAACTGTATTAA